One Pseudomonas brassicacearum genomic region harbors:
- a CDS encoding SLATT domain-containing protein, protein MTQSNPQNVLDQWYERSSVVAVGHYRAALRYSRLHFWLALPTVGLSAIVGTAVFATLQQQSNFWLQLGVGAMSVIAAILTALQSTLRYQELAEKHRAAGAKYNAIGREIELMRILPQIDAEKVEDLRGRIDSLAFESPHIPQAVHEHMQAEKVNQWGESGLNSKI, encoded by the coding sequence ATGACTCAAAGCAATCCGCAAAATGTACTGGACCAATGGTATGAACGATCATCCGTCGTCGCGGTGGGGCATTACCGTGCGGCGCTCAGGTATTCCAGATTGCATTTTTGGCTGGCGCTACCCACCGTGGGGCTTTCAGCAATAGTCGGTACAGCTGTGTTTGCTACGCTTCAACAGCAATCCAATTTCTGGTTGCAACTCGGCGTGGGCGCAATGAGCGTGATAGCGGCAATCCTTACCGCGTTGCAATCAACACTTCGCTATCAGGAACTGGCGGAAAAGCATCGTGCCGCAGGGGCAAAATACAATGCCATTGGTAGAGAGATAGAGCTTATGCGCATCCTCCCTCAGATCGATGCCGAAAAGGTTGAAGACCTTAGGGGCCGTATTGACTCTCTAGCATTTGAATCACCGCATATCCCTCAAGCTGTTCATGAGCATATGCAGGCTGAAAAAGTTAACCAGTGGGGCGAATCCGGTTTGAATTCGAAAATTTAA
- a CDS encoding phage late control D family protein: MDAMIPQQVPQARFVLIYQQRNITRNVSQHLLSLSYTDYLTGQADSLAVELEDTQGQWRDQWYPGHGDSLELSIGWEGQPLRALGRFEIDEIELNCPPSTITLHGLATGIKAALRTTQHHAYENTTLATIAQQIATRQGLQLIGNIQPIPLDRLTQQDADLTFLRNLAAEYDYAFKITGQRLVFHAISELANTAPVATLILQDLSRVNLRDQIKNVPQTIELKHKDPASKQLLTYKIENGETVAVPSSLSKTTTSGDTQKSRKRSASTEESKAKANAERAKANRERTTGSWAAMGRPNLVSGSVVTLAAAGQLGGRYLITSSHHRITRIGGYTVYKHVCRVRTTNQEQTP, from the coding sequence ATGGATGCGATGATTCCCCAACAGGTGCCACAGGCGCGCTTTGTACTCATCTACCAGCAGCGCAACATCACCCGCAATGTCAGCCAACACCTGCTGTCTTTGTCCTACACCGATTACCTCACCGGCCAGGCCGATAGCCTGGCGGTCGAGCTGGAAGACACACAAGGCCAGTGGCGTGACCAATGGTACCCAGGCCACGGCGACAGCCTGGAACTGTCCATCGGCTGGGAGGGTCAGCCCCTGCGCGCCCTCGGCCGTTTCGAAATCGACGAAATCGAACTCAACTGCCCACCCTCGACCATCACACTCCATGGCTTAGCCACCGGCATTAAAGCGGCGTTGCGCACCACACAACACCACGCCTACGAAAACACCACACTGGCCACGATCGCCCAGCAAATCGCCACCCGCCAAGGCCTGCAGCTGATCGGCAACATCCAACCGATCCCTCTCGATCGGCTGACCCAGCAAGACGCCGACCTGACCTTCCTGCGCAATCTCGCCGCCGAGTACGACTACGCCTTCAAAATCACCGGCCAACGCCTGGTCTTTCATGCCATTAGCGAGCTGGCCAACACCGCGCCGGTAGCAACCCTGATACTCCAGGACCTAAGCCGCGTGAACCTGCGCGACCAAATAAAAAACGTCCCCCAGACCATCGAGCTCAAACACAAAGACCCCGCCAGCAAACAACTGCTTACCTACAAAATCGAGAACGGCGAAACCGTTGCCGTGCCCAGCAGCCTCAGCAAAACCACCACCAGCGGCGACACCCAAAAAAGCCGCAAACGCAGCGCCTCCACCGAAGAGTCCAAAGCGAAAGCCAACGCAGAACGGGCCAAAGCCAACCGCGAACGCACCACCGGCAGCTGGGCGGCCATGGGCCGACCCAACCTGGTCAGCGGCAGCGTCGTCACCCTGGCCGCGGCCGGCCAACTCGGCGGCCGCTACCTCATCACCTCATCCCACCACCGCATCACCCGTATTGGCGGCTACACCGTCTACAAACACGTGTGCCGCGTCCGCACGACCAATCAAGAGCAAACCCCATGA
- a CDS encoding phage tail protein — protein sequence MFAILGDIEFTVAGGISGMEHNASADWAEHARIQGKPLLEWMGDGLDEYNLTIELHPMLGDPEERLRALRQAKSQHQPLAFVMGSGEYLGAYVIRHISNTLRRATATGQTKAATVQLNLAEYTGTFTRKVARPGLLDATLSGTSAANSGSPGWITRVTPSPSTTQKVIAHAKTAANMLRAGQSLYHTVKDGNAAMILGQVPQLLGITARVIEPLQGLATVAGLLEHGSDLSRLGEQVLGNVRGARASLNPVDLGNILDRFSASQEALDQALSTMDAANTRLAGLAAQVLTRRA from the coding sequence ATGTTTGCCATCTTGGGCGATATCGAATTCACCGTCGCAGGCGGCATCAGCGGCATGGAACACAACGCCTCGGCCGATTGGGCCGAGCATGCGCGCATTCAGGGCAAGCCGTTATTGGAATGGATGGGCGATGGCTTGGATGAATACAACCTGACCATCGAGTTACACCCGATGCTCGGCGACCCCGAAGAACGTCTACGAGCGTTGCGCCAAGCCAAAAGCCAACACCAGCCGTTGGCTTTCGTCATGGGCAGTGGCGAGTACCTGGGGGCCTATGTCATCAGACACATCAGCAACACCCTGCGGCGCGCCACCGCTACCGGACAGACCAAAGCGGCCACTGTGCAGCTCAATCTGGCGGAATACACCGGCACCTTTACGCGCAAAGTCGCGCGCCCCGGCTTACTCGACGCCACCCTGAGCGGTACGTCAGCCGCCAATAGCGGTTCACCTGGCTGGATCACCCGCGTGACGCCATCACCCAGCACCACGCAAAAGGTGATCGCCCATGCGAAAACGGCAGCGAACATGCTCAGGGCGGGCCAAAGCCTTTATCACACGGTCAAGGACGGTAACGCCGCCATGATCCTGGGCCAAGTGCCGCAGCTACTCGGCATCACGGCGCGAGTCATCGAGCCGCTGCAAGGGTTAGCCACCGTCGCGGGGTTGCTCGAGCATGGCTCAGATTTATCCCGCCTAGGCGAGCAAGTGCTGGGCAACGTCAGGGGCGCACGCGCCAGCTTGAACCCCGTTGACCTGGGCAACATCCTCGATCGCTTTTCCGCGTCCCAAGAAGCACTGGACCAAGCACTCAGCACCATGGACGCGGCCAACACCCGATTGGCGGGGCTGGCCGCGCAAGTCTTGACCCGGAGGGCCTGA
- a CDS encoding phage tail tape measure protein, whose protein sequence is MANEVLLGLKIGGVVSGSFNAAFGSAKSTVQQLGRATDGLTAKQQTIGNALSASLARGGTGLVHLRHQYESVGRTIDQLKAKQDSLTASIERGAALKGNRRELRGQAMEVVGTGVALGAPVMKSFNTAVDFQDQTRDIAITGGFNLAQEQRLSMAMRGAALRWNQTQTDIANGTAILIAGGLDNLQELTAYAPVMAKAATATRASMKDLGSVAIALNDNLGIGAAGLERAMNMLAFAGKSGQFELADMAKWLPQLTPQFAALGITGERAVAEIGASLQIARRGAGSNDEAANNYKNFLSKLTAPETLKAFEKAGIDLKGSMKNLVSEGLSPAQAMLNILTAHLGKKAPAAAAEYGKALNIKDEQERQAALARLDEAYKLGALFADQQVLSFVRPALANQQDLASIEQGSKRAADQGLLDQDWAKRMGSSKEQLKELRNNLTDIGLSVGSALLPAIVDVSRAVVPLMRSFSAWSEQHPDLIRGVVGLVGGLLLGKLAFIGVAYGAQLVMAPFVAMTTTVTAMSAKWALLRGLWQTGTFAPLITRLSRIGAGLLKVARGALFLGKMLGGTLLVGLKLAGQAVLWLGRALMLNPIGLLITGIALAAYLIYRHWAPIKAFFTGLWAEVTTGFSGGLSGIVGLLVNFSPVGWFYRAFAGVMSYLGIELPGTFTEFGGLLVTGLVNGISNMAGALKDSVVGIGSSVKGWFTETLGIESPSRVFIGYGANISEGAALGIRAQAGLVRQAALGMAAQSAVDMAPPNPAQVTQASMMGGTGRRSAVAGSEFARPMTFHFSPQINLPSGAGMDQINQGLHASYAEWVRLMERYLHDKRRRSYGPADEVTA, encoded by the coding sequence ATGGCGAATGAAGTCCTGTTGGGGTTAAAAATCGGTGGGGTTGTTTCAGGCAGTTTCAATGCGGCCTTCGGCTCAGCCAAATCCACTGTGCAGCAGCTCGGGCGGGCCACTGATGGCCTCACTGCCAAGCAGCAGACCATTGGCAACGCGCTGTCGGCATCCCTGGCGCGCGGCGGCACTGGCCTTGTCCACCTGCGCCACCAGTACGAGTCAGTGGGCAGAACCATCGACCAACTCAAAGCCAAGCAAGACAGCCTCACCGCCAGCATCGAGCGCGGTGCGGCGCTCAAGGGCAACCGCCGTGAGCTACGCGGTCAGGCCATGGAGGTCGTCGGTACCGGTGTAGCGTTGGGCGCGCCCGTGATGAAGTCGTTCAATACCGCGGTCGATTTCCAGGACCAGACCCGCGACATTGCCATCACCGGCGGCTTCAACCTAGCGCAAGAACAGCGTCTGAGCATGGCCATGCGTGGCGCGGCGCTCAGGTGGAACCAGACCCAAACCGACATCGCCAACGGCACCGCCATCCTCATCGCCGGCGGCCTCGACAACCTGCAAGAGCTCACCGCGTACGCCCCGGTCATGGCAAAAGCGGCCACCGCCACCCGCGCCAGCATGAAAGATTTGGGTTCGGTCGCCATCGCGCTCAACGACAACTTGGGCATTGGCGCCGCAGGCCTTGAGCGCGCCATGAACATGCTGGCGTTTGCCGGTAAAAGCGGTCAGTTCGAACTGGCCGACATGGCCAAATGGCTGCCGCAGCTCACGCCCCAGTTCGCTGCCTTGGGCATCACCGGCGAGCGCGCCGTGGCCGAGATCGGCGCCTCGCTGCAGATCGCCCGACGCGGGGCCGGCAGCAATGATGAGGCCGCCAATAACTACAAAAACTTCCTTTCAAAACTCACGGCGCCGGAGACACTCAAGGCTTTTGAAAAGGCTGGTATCGACCTGAAGGGCAGTATGAAAAACCTGGTCAGCGAGGGCTTGTCGCCCGCGCAGGCCATGCTCAACATCCTCACCGCCCACCTGGGCAAAAAAGCCCCGGCCGCAGCCGCCGAGTACGGCAAAGCGCTGAACATCAAGGACGAACAAGAACGGCAGGCGGCACTGGCCCGGCTCGATGAGGCCTACAAGCTCGGCGCCTTATTCGCCGACCAGCAAGTCCTGTCTTTTGTCCGGCCCGCCTTGGCGAATCAACAGGACCTGGCCAGTATCGAACAAGGCAGCAAACGCGCCGCCGACCAAGGCCTGCTCGATCAGGACTGGGCCAAGCGCATGGGCAGTTCCAAAGAGCAATTGAAAGAGCTGCGCAACAACCTGACCGACATCGGCCTTTCAGTCGGCAGCGCGCTATTGCCCGCCATCGTCGACGTCAGCCGCGCCGTGGTGCCGCTCATGCGCTCGTTTTCGGCCTGGTCAGAACAGCACCCAGACCTTATTCGCGGCGTGGTCGGCTTGGTGGGGGGCCTGCTGCTCGGCAAACTGGCCTTCATCGGCGTGGCCTACGGCGCCCAACTGGTCATGGCACCGTTCGTGGCCATGACCACCACCGTCACCGCAATGTCTGCCAAGTGGGCGTTGCTCCGTGGCCTGTGGCAGACGGGAACATTTGCGCCGCTCATCACGCGGCTAAGCCGTATCGGCGCAGGGTTGCTCAAGGTCGCCCGCGGCGCGCTGTTCCTGGGCAAGATGCTTGGCGGTACGTTGTTGGTCGGCTTGAAGCTCGCCGGGCAAGCCGTCCTATGGCTTGGCCGAGCATTGATGCTCAATCCCATTGGGTTGTTGATCACCGGCATCGCGCTGGCGGCGTATTTGATTTACCGGCACTGGGCGCCGATCAAAGCGTTCTTCACCGGTCTGTGGGCCGAGGTCACCACTGGCTTTAGCGGCGGTCTGTCCGGCATCGTCGGCTTACTGGTCAATTTCTCTCCGGTCGGGTGGTTCTACCGCGCCTTTGCCGGTGTCATGAGTTACTTGGGTATCGAGCTACCGGGTACATTCACCGAGTTCGGCGGGCTGCTGGTCACGGGGTTGGTCAACGGCATCAGCAACATGGCCGGCGCCCTTAAAGACAGTGTCGTGGGCATTGGATCATCCGTTAAGGGCTGGTTTACCGAAACCCTGGGCATTGAGTCCCCCAGCCGGGTTTTCATCGGTTACGGCGCTAACATCAGTGAAGGTGCAGCCCTCGGTATCCGCGCCCAGGCGGGCTTGGTTCGGCAAGCGGCGCTTGGCATGGCCGCACAAAGCGCGGTCGATATGGCGCCGCCCAATCCCGCGCAGGTGACCCAGGCCAGCATGATGGGCGGCACTGGCCGAAGGTCAGCCGTAGCGGGTTCTGAATTCGCGAGACCAATGACCTTCCATTTCTCGCCTCAGATCAACCTACCCAGCGGTGCCGGCATGGACCAGATCAACCAAGGCTTACACGCCAGTTATGCCGAATGGGTGCGGTTGATGGAGCGCTACCTGCACGACAAACGCCGCCGCAGTTACGGCCCCGCCGACGAGGTCACCGCCTAA
- a CDS encoding Gp37 family protein, which produces MTLAKTQTEQLLDAMLVRLQADLGSELMIELFPENPLQYRLNHPRGAVLLAYGKSTFGQSESTDACFQARHWVLRLTLVFRQLNGKDGVVGHLDRIRTCLTGWYPPHANQACRPVAEHFIGHHNGVWQYAQDFTTRTTHLQTLVPESGPRLTSAQCQEHP; this is translated from the coding sequence ATGACCCTGGCCAAAACCCAAACCGAACAACTGCTCGACGCCATGCTCGTCCGGCTACAAGCCGACCTTGGCAGCGAATTGATGATCGAGCTGTTCCCTGAAAACCCGTTGCAATACCGGCTCAACCATCCCCGCGGTGCCGTCTTGCTCGCCTACGGCAAATCTACGTTCGGGCAATCAGAAAGCACCGACGCCTGCTTCCAGGCACGTCACTGGGTGCTGCGCCTCACATTGGTGTTTCGCCAACTCAATGGCAAAGACGGCGTCGTCGGTCACCTTGACCGCATCCGCACCTGCCTCACCGGCTGGTACCCGCCGCACGCCAACCAGGCCTGCCGCCCCGTCGCAGAACACTTTATCGGCCACCACAACGGCGTCTGGCAGTACGCCCAAGACTTCACCACCCGCACCACACACCTGCAAACCCTTGTCCCCGAAAGCGGACCTCGGCTGACCTCAGCTCAATGCCAGGAGCACCCATGA
- a CDS encoding tail protein X yields MFIAHITTEGERWDQLAWRYYGDAHRYLPIVQANPHVPISAILPAGLTLAIPVLQPLPTTEDLPPWMR; encoded by the coding sequence ATGTTCATCGCGCATATCACCACCGAAGGCGAACGTTGGGACCAATTGGCCTGGCGGTATTACGGTGATGCCCACCGTTATTTGCCGATCGTCCAGGCCAATCCCCACGTGCCCATCAGCGCCATATTGCCCGCGGGGCTGACCCTCGCCATCCCTGTACTGCAACCGCTGCCCACCACAGAAGATCTGCCGCCATGGATGCGATGA
- a CDS encoding DUF6124 family protein, translating into MFKVTPNPPDIDSVLYGDSLDPEKLKEAADRALKHYLNPGATKTQIQPRKLSTIFTIDAAVDDETLLVEACESFASASVMVSDLTDLTDGPRRQTMLVLQRVIMLGELAVNRVLDNHKPG; encoded by the coding sequence ATGTTCAAGGTTACTCCCAACCCCCCGGATATCGACTCGGTACTCTACGGCGACTCTCTCGACCCCGAAAAGTTGAAAGAGGCGGCAGACCGCGCGCTCAAGCACTACCTGAACCCCGGGGCAACGAAAACGCAGATACAGCCCCGCAAGCTCAGCACGATCTTCACCATCGACGCAGCGGTGGATGACGAAACGTTGCTCGTTGAGGCGTGCGAATCCTTCGCATCCGCCAGCGTGATGGTCAGCGACCTCACCGATTTAACGGACGGCCCACGACGCCAAACGATGCTGGTGCTGCAACGGGTCATCATGTTGGGTGAGTTAGCGGTCAATCGAGTACTGGACAACCACAAGCCTGGGTAG
- a CDS encoding phage tail sheath subtilisin-like domain-containing protein: MPANYLHGIETTEVERGPRPIRVVKSAVIAVIGTAPTGPINELTLCLNDTHAAQFGPHRTGFSIPEALQGIFDFGAGTVLVVNVLDPAVHSTTVDEQDKQFAPNDLLQLEHGALQTLQIKSADGLITYLESTDYKADRLTGHIRRLPTGNIAANAPIKVAYTYADPSKVTATDIIGAVNAAGRRTGLKAFQDSYNQLGFFPKVFIAPGFSTLKEVTAELGASAGQVGGIAYIDAPIGTTVQQVLAGRGPAGAINFNTSSDRVRLCYPHIKVRDAAHGERLQPLSIRAAGLRAKVDNDHGYWWSSSNQELIGVIGLERPLTARVDDSNSEVNLLNENGITTVFNSFGSGLRLWGNRTAAWPTVTHMRNFENVRRTKDVVDESIRYSALQFVDQPITTSLITSITESVNLFLRKLIGDGALLGGECWYDPARNPQTQLEQGHALFNYKLTVPLPFERGTFETEITGDYLVNLGAA; this comes from the coding sequence ATGCCTGCCAACTACCTACACGGCATCGAAACCACTGAAGTCGAACGCGGCCCCAGACCCATCCGGGTGGTTAAATCCGCCGTCATCGCCGTGATCGGCACGGCGCCCACTGGCCCCATCAACGAGCTGACCCTATGCCTTAACGACACCCACGCCGCACAGTTCGGCCCGCACAGGACAGGCTTCTCCATCCCCGAAGCCCTGCAAGGCATCTTCGACTTCGGCGCCGGCACCGTACTGGTCGTCAACGTGCTCGATCCTGCCGTCCACAGCACCACCGTGGACGAGCAAGACAAACAGTTCGCCCCCAACGATCTATTGCAACTGGAACACGGTGCGCTGCAAACGCTGCAAATAAAATCCGCCGACGGGTTGATCACCTACCTGGAAAGCACCGACTACAAAGCCGACAGGCTCACAGGTCACATCAGGCGCCTGCCGACCGGCAACATTGCCGCCAACGCCCCGATCAAAGTGGCCTACACCTACGCCGATCCCAGCAAAGTCACCGCGACGGACATCATCGGCGCCGTCAACGCTGCCGGGCGGCGCACCGGCCTGAAAGCCTTCCAAGACAGCTATAACCAGCTGGGCTTCTTTCCTAAAGTCTTCATTGCCCCGGGCTTCAGCACCTTGAAAGAAGTGACCGCCGAACTGGGCGCCTCGGCCGGCCAAGTCGGCGGCATCGCCTACATCGACGCGCCCATCGGCACCACCGTGCAGCAGGTATTGGCCGGGCGCGGTCCAGCGGGTGCCATTAACTTCAACACCAGCAGTGACCGTGTTCGGTTGTGCTACCCGCACATCAAAGTCCGCGACGCCGCCCACGGCGAACGCCTGCAACCGCTGTCCATTCGCGCCGCCGGCCTACGCGCCAAAGTCGACAACGACCACGGCTACTGGTGGAGCAGTTCCAACCAGGAACTGATCGGCGTCATAGGCCTGGAGCGGCCGCTAACTGCTCGGGTCGATGACTCGAACAGCGAAGTCAACCTGCTCAACGAAAACGGCATCACCACCGTCTTCAACTCCTTCGGCAGTGGCCTGCGCTTATGGGGTAACCGCACAGCGGCCTGGCCGACCGTCACCCACATGCGCAACTTCGAAAACGTGCGACGCACCAAAGACGTCGTTGATGAATCCATCCGCTACAGCGCATTGCAATTCGTCGACCAGCCCATCACCACCTCGTTAATCACCAGCATCACCGAAAGCGTCAACCTGTTCCTGCGCAAACTCATCGGCGACGGCGCCTTACTCGGCGGCGAGTGCTGGTACGACCCGGCTCGCAACCCACAAACCCAATTGGAACAAGGCCACGCACTGTTCAACTACAAACTCACCGTGCCGCTGCCGTTTGAGCGTGGCACCTTTGAAACTGAAATCACCGGGGACTACCTGGTCAACTTGGGGGCTGCATAA
- a CDS encoding phage tail assembly protein, with the protein MTDALSFTLKFPFNSASGEQISTLPIKRLKRKDITAAQSVTKDEGAMEDLLVAKMLSITLEDLGEFDIADSRLATEVLREMAAARDLAAVLGRGAAAGAQDAAV; encoded by the coding sequence ATGACCGATGCACTCAGCTTCACCCTCAAATTCCCCTTCAACAGCGCCAGCGGTGAGCAGATCTCGACGCTGCCCATCAAACGCCTCAAACGCAAAGACATCACCGCCGCTCAATCGGTGACCAAAGATGAAGGCGCCATGGAAGATCTGCTCGTCGCCAAGATGCTCAGCATCACGCTCGAAGACCTCGGCGAGTTCGATATCGCCGACTCCCGCCTAGCCACCGAGGTGTTGCGGGAAATGGCAGCCGCACGTGACCTTGCTGCAGTCCTGGGACGAGGCGCTGCTGCTGGTGCTCAGGATGCAGCCGTCTGA
- a CDS encoding phage major tail tube protein, translating to MAGFSAHRISNANVYLDGTSFFGKCEEIDLGTIKTVMSDFQGLGMVGLIELPDGIDKLEGKITWNSLYFEAAKKLVTPFKSVQLQCRSNVQVFNNGGLVNEIPLVTTMTITGKEYQLGTHKPRDPTKYETPFSATYVRQMINGDEVVLLDYLANIFRVGGEDQLAKYRKNIGQA from the coding sequence ATGGCCGGCTTTAGCGCGCATCGTATTTCTAACGCCAACGTGTACCTGGATGGCACCAGCTTCTTTGGCAAATGCGAAGAGATCGACCTGGGCACCATCAAAACCGTGATGAGCGACTTCCAGGGGCTGGGCATGGTCGGGCTGATCGAGCTGCCCGATGGCATCGACAAGCTGGAAGGGAAAATTACGTGGAACAGCTTGTACTTTGAGGCGGCCAAGAAGCTGGTGACGCCGTTCAAGAGCGTGCAGTTGCAGTGCCGTTCTAACGTGCAGGTGTTCAACAATGGCGGGTTGGTGAATGAGATTCCGCTGGTCACGACCATGACCATCACGGGGAAGGAGTATCAGTTGGGCACGCACAAGCCGCGAGATCCGACCAAGTACGAGACGCCGTTTTCGGCGACCTACGTGCGGCAGATGATCAATGGGGATGAGGTGGTGTTGCTGGATTATTTGGCGAATATTTTTCGGGTGGGTGGGGAGGATCAGTTGGCCAAGTACCGGAAAAACATAGGGCAGGCTTAA
- a CDS encoding SMEK domain-containing protein: protein MLKREKLIKDITLHLTHLSAAVEVLGGMHFFDLNIAAEHFFERLLNQIYGYNLVNLNHSQLNAAAIDLADKNLGLAVQVTSDRRAQKIQKTLDKFGKHGLGTTYKSLKVLLIGKRTGKYSTVVVPSGVNFNCITDVIDNKSLMQDIERKTTLELQAILLLIKSEISYGNTVISALDKTDAEALDDIRELMDCPALQDAWDMENNYRDFGRTITDLIGLIKAGKWKEQLVTKPRSKFDDHTLADQLNVIYNQLRVLRQLFRTHVQSGEINLNDNICDLHLPETAATFDKLRNAINAGFNNITKPYNLPALPNVS, encoded by the coding sequence ATGTTGAAACGCGAAAAACTGATCAAAGACATTACACTCCACCTGACACATCTAAGCGCAGCTGTAGAAGTTCTCGGAGGAATGCACTTTTTCGACCTCAATATTGCAGCAGAACACTTCTTCGAACGGTTGCTAAATCAGATCTACGGGTACAATCTTGTCAACCTCAACCATAGCCAGTTAAACGCTGCTGCAATCGACTTAGCTGACAAAAACCTTGGCCTCGCCGTTCAGGTCACTTCGGATCGACGAGCGCAAAAGATACAAAAGACCTTGGACAAGTTCGGGAAGCATGGGTTGGGGACGACCTACAAGTCTCTCAAAGTCCTGTTGATTGGCAAAAGAACAGGCAAGTACAGCACTGTAGTAGTTCCTAGCGGAGTGAACTTCAATTGCATTACCGACGTTATTGATAATAAATCGCTAATGCAGGACATCGAAAGAAAGACGACGCTTGAGCTCCAAGCTATACTTTTACTCATAAAAAGTGAGATTAGCTATGGTAATACCGTAATATCTGCCTTGGACAAGACCGATGCGGAGGCTCTTGACGATATCCGGGAACTTATGGATTGCCCCGCACTACAGGATGCTTGGGACATGGAAAACAACTATAGGGATTTCGGGAGAACGATCACCGACCTTATTGGCTTAATAAAAGCAGGCAAGTGGAAGGAGCAACTCGTGACGAAGCCTCGATCCAAATTTGATGATCACACACTTGCCGATCAGCTCAACGTCATTTACAACCAATTGCGCGTTCTACGACAGCTTTTTCGTACCCACGTCCAGAGTGGGGAGATTAATTTAAATGACAATATTTGCGATTTACATTTGCCAGAGACTGCGGCGACTTTCGACAAACTTCGCAATGCAATCAATGCTGGATTCAACAATATTACCAAGCCTTACAATCTTCCAGCGCTACCAAATGTAAGCTAG